One part of the Acidobacteriota bacterium genome encodes these proteins:
- a CDS encoding MAPEG family protein has protein sequence MEIHMWSIVVAWLVVYFTKLPVAVAMQRAGGYDNRLPRAQQARLEGWGARSVAAHKNGFESFAPFAAAVLVAHLGGGPARMIDLLAIVFVIARVGYVICYLADWASLRSAVWSVGFLVTFALFLAPLFG, from the coding sequence ATGGAAATCCATATGTGGTCCATCGTGGTGGCATGGCTGGTGGTCTATTTCACCAAGCTGCCGGTGGCGGTCGCGATGCAGCGCGCCGGGGGGTATGACAATCGCCTTCCGAGGGCGCAGCAGGCTCGGCTCGAAGGCTGGGGGGCGCGTTCGGTGGCGGCGCACAAGAATGGCTTCGAGAGCTTCGCGCCCTTCGCAGCGGCCGTGCTGGTTGCTCATCTCGGCGGTGGCCCGGCGCGAATGATCGATCTTCTGGCCATCGTGTTCGTCATCGCGCGGGTCGGCTACGTGATTTGCTACCTCGCTGATTGGGCGTCGCTCCGCTCGGCGGTGTGGAGCGTCGGCTTCCTGGTGACCTTTGCGCTCTTCCTCGCGCCGTTGTTCGGTTAG
- a CDS encoding YbaN family protein produces the protein MEIPEDTRSQDRRLQRWLLAGLGIVMVGVGGVGVFLPGLPTTVFLLGASWCFARSCPWLEERLIRVPLFRPFLGYLDNGAAMPRSAVVTTLVIMWIAIAASVVSVNLGADTRPVLGSLIIALGLVGSFFVLRIGRRQRSHAAEVRGTPDPKT, from the coding sequence ATGGAGATTCCTGAAGACACTCGCTCCCAAGACCGCCGCCTGCAGCGCTGGCTGCTGGCCGGTCTCGGCATCGTGATGGTGGGCGTCGGTGGTGTCGGCGTCTTCCTGCCCGGCCTGCCCACGACCGTCTTCCTCCTCGGCGCGTCCTGGTGCTTCGCCCGCAGCTGCCCCTGGCTCGAGGAGCGGTTGATTCGAGTGCCGCTCTTCCGACCGTTTCTCGGCTATCTGGACAATGGCGCGGCCATGCCTCGCTCGGCGGTGGTGACAACGCTGGTGATCATGTGGATCGCCATCGCCGCGAGCGTTGTGAGCGTCAACCTCGGTGCCGATACGCGCCCGGTCCTGGGCAGTTTGATCATCGCCCTCGGCCTTGTCGGGAGCTTTTTCGTGCTCCGCATAGGCCGCCGACAGCGTTCGCACGCGGCGGAGGTCCGGGGGACGCCTGACCCGAAGACCTGA
- a CDS encoding NTP transferase domain-containing protein: MPDRNDTWAVILAGGNGSRLSPLTTDENGVVVPKQFCSFGGGQSLLQETIERTTNHVAQDRVIVVVAEEHQQWWEPQLIALKDENVVVQPCDRGTACGVLLPLMQIDRRNPEATVVVTPSDQHFDEEKTFHLSLMEALSYVRERPRLLVLLGMEPDAPVTDYGWITPAEGGGEAVRLVTSFVEKPDERSAKELLRNGALWSSFTFVSSVEFLLSRFRLTVPWLVDRFEPVLEYGFRETRSQLLPELYEEIPAADFSRSILQKCDDRVHVLAVPPCGWTDLGTPERVAACVEKREPCSMNEDDCEVGVRPPLDLTQAVASTGTRDRESAVLS, from the coding sequence ATGCCAGACAGAAACGACACCTGGGCCGTCATCCTCGCCGGAGGCAACGGCAGCCGGCTGAGCCCACTGACCACGGACGAGAACGGGGTGGTGGTCCCGAAGCAGTTCTGCTCGTTCGGGGGCGGCCAATCGCTGCTCCAAGAGACGATCGAAAGGACCACCAACCACGTTGCGCAGGACCGGGTGATCGTGGTGGTGGCAGAAGAGCACCAGCAATGGTGGGAGCCACAGCTGATTGCCTTGAAGGACGAAAACGTGGTCGTTCAGCCGTGCGACCGGGGCACCGCGTGCGGTGTTTTGCTGCCGTTGATGCAGATCGACAGGCGGAATCCCGAGGCGACGGTCGTCGTGACACCGTCCGACCAGCATTTCGATGAGGAGAAAACCTTCCATCTCTCTCTGATGGAGGCGTTGTCCTACGTGAGGGAACGGCCCCGGTTGCTCGTTCTTCTCGGCATGGAGCCCGATGCTCCGGTCACCGACTATGGATGGATCACACCCGCGGAAGGTGGCGGCGAAGCCGTTCGACTGGTCACCTCGTTCGTAGAAAAGCCTGACGAACGCTCTGCCAAGGAACTCCTGCGAAACGGCGCCCTGTGGAGTAGCTTCACCTTCGTTTCCTCGGTCGAGTTCCTGCTATCGAGGTTCCGCCTGACCGTGCCGTGGCTGGTCGACCGCTTCGAGCCTGTCCTCGAGTACGGGTTTCGGGAAACCCGCAGCCAACTTCTGCCCGAGCTGTACGAAGAGATTCCGGCGGCGGATTTTTCCCGCAGTATCCTGCAGAAGTGCGACGACAGGGTCCACGTCCTGGCGGTCCCCCCCTGTGGGTGGACCGACCTCGGCACACCGGAACGCGTCGCCGCCTGTGTGGAAAAGAGGGAGCCCTGCTCGATGAACGAGGACGACTGCGAGGTCGGCGTGCGTCCACCGCTGGATCTCACACAGGCGGTTGCGAGTACCGGCACACGTGATCGCGAGTCCGCGGTACTCTCCTGA
- a CDS encoding mechanosensitive ion channel produces the protein MSSSVVQESGLAASFAAREAMALSSAPTQEFWEKVQEGLEWVTAIWTYELTTIDGRSLTIGKVTIALLVLVIGIPIARVVIRKISQRLFTRIGLGTASSAAFQSLFFYVVVAILTVFALWVSEIPLTVFTLAGGAIAIGVGFGSQRIVNNFVSGLILLVERPIKVGDLIEVGDTLGEVENIGARSARIKSFDNFHIIVPNSAFLEQNVINWTHMDNMVRISLRVGVAYGSPTRQVEKLIQQAVRELDEVIIPPEPVVIFEDFGDSALIFEALFWILMKRPMDRRRALSIVRFRIDELFRENGIVIAFPQRDVHLDNLNPLEIRLTKGVSEGGRNTETAPTQNEDGGRSRKKLQG, from the coding sequence ATGAGCTCTTCGGTCGTTCAGGAATCGGGCCTCGCCGCGTCGTTCGCCGCGCGTGAAGCGATGGCGTTGTCGAGTGCGCCGACCCAAGAATTCTGGGAAAAGGTCCAGGAAGGGCTGGAGTGGGTCACGGCGATCTGGACCTACGAGCTGACGACCATCGACGGACGGTCCCTGACGATCGGGAAAGTGACGATCGCCCTCCTGGTGCTGGTGATCGGCATACCGATCGCCAGGGTCGTCATTCGCAAGATCTCGCAGCGATTGTTCACCCGCATTGGCCTCGGGACGGCTTCTTCCGCAGCCTTTCAATCTCTTTTCTTCTATGTGGTGGTGGCGATCCTGACCGTGTTCGCGCTGTGGGTTTCGGAGATCCCGCTCACCGTTTTCACCCTGGCCGGCGGAGCGATCGCAATCGGAGTTGGCTTCGGCAGTCAGAGGATCGTGAACAACTTCGTCAGCGGTCTCATTTTGCTGGTCGAGCGGCCGATCAAAGTAGGCGATCTGATCGAGGTCGGGGACACGCTCGGAGAGGTGGAGAACATTGGCGCGCGCAGCGCCAGGATTAAAAGCTTCGACAACTTCCACATCATCGTTCCCAACTCGGCATTCCTCGAGCAAAACGTCATCAACTGGACCCATATGGACAACATGGTGCGGATCAGCCTACGGGTCGGTGTCGCCTACGGATCGCCGACCCGCCAGGTCGAGAAGCTGATCCAGCAAGCAGTCCGGGAGCTCGATGAGGTCATCATTCCACCGGAGCCTGTCGTCATCTTCGAGGATTTCGGCGACAGCGCTCTGATTTTCGAAGCCCTGTTCTGGATCCTGATGAAACGTCCGATGGATCGCCGGCGCGCGCTTTCGATTGTACGGTTCCGGATCGACGAGCTGTTTCGCGAGAACGGAATCGTCATCGCCTTCCCTCAGCGGGACGTCCACCTAGACAACCTGAATCCGCTGGAGATTCGCCTGACGAAAGGTGTTTCCGAGGGTGGTCGCAACACCGAAACCGCACCCACACAGAACGAGGACGGCGGCAGGAGCCGCAAGAAACTGCAAGGGTGA
- a CDS encoding efflux RND transporter periplasmic adaptor subunit, which produces MISIPRRAAGVLVALAIAAVIAAPKLLDLRRTSSTPGEVSTTDAALRVRAYRVEPTELTERLSTTGTVRANEEVEIVSEISGKVSSIQFEEGSRVAEGQLLLKIDDSELLAERQRALYRVELAERDEARQKQLLDDGVISRESYDVALGELNVLRAELQLIEAQLLKTEIRAPFNGIIGLRWVSPGSFLSPQTRIASLKDLDPVKLDFTVPEKYSALMKVGDGISFAVEGSNRTFQGTIYAVEPGIDASTRSLRVRARCPNSDGTLVPGAFANVDLVLRSVADALTVPSIAVIPELGGKKVFVYEDGLAQPRSIETGIRSHDEVQVTSGLVEGDIVITTGLLQLQPGAEVEIDEVETETGSSP; this is translated from the coding sequence ATGATTTCAATTCCACGTCGAGCCGCCGGAGTTTTGGTAGCGTTGGCGATTGCCGCGGTCATCGCGGCACCGAAGCTGCTGGATCTTCGCCGCACCTCCTCCACACCCGGCGAGGTCTCGACCACCGACGCGGCCCTGCGTGTCAGGGCCTACAGAGTGGAACCGACCGAGCTCACCGAGCGGCTCTCGACGACCGGAACCGTGCGCGCCAACGAGGAGGTCGAGATCGTCAGCGAGATCTCGGGCAAGGTCTCGAGCATCCAGTTCGAGGAGGGGTCTCGGGTCGCGGAAGGTCAGCTGCTGCTGAAGATCGACGATTCAGAGCTGCTCGCCGAACGCCAGCGGGCGCTGTACCGGGTCGAGCTGGCGGAACGCGACGAAGCCAGGCAGAAGCAGCTGCTCGACGACGGGGTCATCTCGAGGGAATCCTACGATGTGGCCCTCGGCGAGCTGAATGTCCTGCGGGCCGAGCTCCAGCTCATCGAGGCCCAGCTTCTCAAGACGGAGATCCGTGCTCCGTTCAACGGCATCATCGGTCTGAGATGGGTCAGCCCGGGTAGTTTCCTCTCCCCGCAGACCCGCATCGCTTCGCTCAAGGACCTGGATCCCGTCAAGCTCGACTTCACCGTGCCCGAGAAGTACTCCGCGCTGATGAAGGTGGGTGACGGGATTTCGTTTGCTGTCGAGGGCTCCAACCGTACGTTTCAAGGAACGATTTACGCGGTCGAGCCGGGTATCGACGCCTCGACCCGATCGCTTCGGGTGCGTGCGCGATGTCCCAACAGCGACGGCACGCTGGTCCCGGGTGCATTCGCCAACGTCGACCTGGTGCTGCGCTCGGTCGCGGATGCTTTGACGGTGCCATCGATCGCGGTCATACCCGAGCTCGGCGGCAAGAAGGTCTTCGTTTACGAGGATGGGTTGGCCCAGCCGCGGTCCATCGAGACGGGTATACGCTCGCACGACGAGGTTCAGGTAACCAGCGGCCTGGTCGAGGGAGACATCGTGATCACGACCGGCCTCCTGCAGCTGCAACCCGGAGCCGAGGTCGAGATCGACGAGGTCGAGACCGAAACCGGTTCGTCACCATGA
- a CDS encoding efflux RND transporter permease subunit encodes MTLYTLSIRRPVLAIVMSITIVLFGLLGFSFLGVREYPSLDPPNISVSTSYRGASADVIESQITEPIEAAVNGVDGIRTLTSTSRDGRSTVQAEFDLGIDLERAANDVRDQVSRAARDLPPDAEPPIVRKADADARPIAGVSVQSDQRNLLELGRIAQDAFVERLQTIPNVASVDVWGEKTYAMRLWLDPNKLAAYRLSPIDVRNAVARENVELPSGRIEGVEVELPVRTMSRLDTPEAFNDLILKSEGDRIVRLRDVGHAELGPRNERTVLKRDGIPMVIVVVRPQPGANYVAIADEFKRRVEIIQKSLPSDIEVSWAFDASRYIRKSVAEVQQTIFIAFGLVMLVIFFFLRDWRTTLIPVVVIPVSLIGSFFVMYVAGFSLNVLTLLAMVLAIGLVVDDAIVVVEVIYAKIEAGHEPFSAGVEGTKEIFFAVVATTVALVSVFMPIMFLGGLVGRLFREFGLTLAGAVIISSFVALTLTPMLATRLLKKRSRQPWLYRSTEPFFRGLVTNYRHRLTALLDRRWLAIPIILLCLGVSALFLQILPRELAPLEDRSEISISVRGPEGATFAYMDRFMDRLGNLIAEEVPEADNIISITSPGFGASSAVNSGFGRIRLVEPDERERTQQEIADALAVQVGYLTEAQTYITQPPTIAVGRRRGLPVQFVIQAPNMEKLQEALPPFLATAAADPTFTYVDVNLKFDKPELRVTIDRERAQDLGISALRIAQTLQLALSEQRLGYFVMDGKQYEVIGQVMRDARDETVDLRNLYVTTEGGPPVLLDKLVRIEETSSPPQIYRFDRYESATVSAALAPGATIGDGIDAMDRIADEVLDETFATTLAGQSRDFAESASSLLFVFVLALVLIYLVLAAQFESFRDPMIIMFTVPLALAGALFALWYFNQTINIFSQIGMIMLIGLVTKNGILIVEFANQRKAAGVPVTEAIIEGATARFRPVLMTSFSTVLGILPIALGLGAGAESRIPMGVAVIGGLFVGTLLTLFVVPAMMSFLTSKAARVQRFAGEE; translated from the coding sequence ATGACGCTCTACACCCTCAGCATCCGCCGCCCGGTGCTGGCAATCGTGATGTCGATCACGATCGTTCTCTTCGGATTGCTCGGCTTCTCCTTCCTCGGTGTACGCGAGTATCCGTCCCTCGATCCACCGAATATATCGGTCTCCACCTCGTACCGCGGTGCTTCGGCCGACGTCATCGAGAGCCAGATCACCGAGCCGATCGAAGCGGCCGTCAACGGAGTGGACGGCATCCGCACCCTGACCTCGACCAGCCGAGACGGACGCAGCACGGTTCAGGCTGAGTTCGATCTGGGGATCGACCTCGAAAGAGCCGCCAACGACGTCCGCGACCAGGTGTCGCGCGCCGCGCGGGATCTGCCGCCCGACGCCGAGCCCCCGATCGTTCGCAAGGCGGATGCAGATGCGCGCCCGATCGCCGGCGTCAGCGTGCAAAGCGATCAACGCAACCTGCTCGAGCTCGGGCGCATCGCTCAGGACGCCTTCGTCGAACGTTTGCAGACGATCCCCAACGTCGCGAGCGTCGACGTCTGGGGCGAGAAGACCTACGCCATGCGGTTGTGGCTCGATCCCAACAAGCTCGCCGCGTATCGCCTGTCGCCGATCGACGTGCGCAACGCGGTGGCGCGCGAAAACGTCGAGCTGCCCTCCGGCCGTATCGAAGGGGTCGAGGTCGAGCTTCCGGTGCGGACCATGAGCCGCCTCGACACGCCCGAGGCCTTCAACGATCTCATCCTCAAGAGCGAGGGCGACCGCATCGTGCGCCTGCGGGACGTCGGCCACGCCGAGCTCGGCCCGCGCAACGAACGGACCGTGTTGAAGCGGGATGGCATCCCGATGGTCATCGTCGTCGTCCGCCCGCAGCCTGGCGCCAACTACGTCGCGATTGCTGACGAGTTCAAGCGGCGGGTCGAGATTATTCAAAAATCACTGCCTTCGGATATCGAGGTCTCGTGGGCATTCGATGCCAGCCGCTACATCCGAAAGTCGGTGGCAGAGGTCCAGCAGACCATTTTCATCGCATTCGGCCTGGTGATGCTCGTAATTTTCTTCTTTCTCCGTGATTGGCGGACAACCCTGATACCGGTTGTCGTCATCCCGGTGTCGTTGATCGGGTCGTTCTTCGTCATGTACGTGGCCGGGTTTTCACTCAACGTGCTGACTCTCCTGGCGATGGTGCTGGCGATAGGTCTGGTGGTGGACGACGCGATCGTCGTTGTGGAGGTCATTTACGCCAAGATCGAGGCCGGCCACGAGCCGTTCAGCGCCGGCGTCGAGGGCACCAAGGAGATCTTCTTCGCGGTGGTGGCGACGACCGTCGCGCTGGTTTCGGTGTTCATGCCTATCATGTTTCTCGGCGGCCTTGTCGGCCGGCTGTTTCGCGAGTTCGGGCTGACCCTCGCCGGAGCGGTCATCATTTCCTCGTTCGTCGCCCTGACGTTGACACCGATGCTGGCGACTCGCCTGCTCAAGAAACGCTCGCGTCAGCCCTGGCTCTACAGATCTACCGAACCGTTTTTCCGGGGCCTGGTCACCAACTACAGACATCGACTGACAGCCCTGCTCGATCGGCGCTGGTTGGCGATTCCGATCATCCTGTTGTGCTTGGGTGTATCAGCCCTGTTTCTCCAGATACTGCCGCGCGAGCTGGCGCCGCTTGAAGATCGTTCCGAGATCAGCATCTCGGTTCGTGGCCCGGAAGGCGCCACCTTCGCCTATATGGACCGTTTCATGGACCGGCTCGGCAACCTGATCGCCGAAGAGGTCCCGGAGGCTGACAACATCATCAGCATTACCTCGCCCGGTTTCGGCGCCTCCTCCGCGGTCAATTCCGGTTTCGGCCGAATCCGCCTTGTAGAACCGGACGAACGCGAACGGACGCAGCAAGAGATCGCCGACGCCCTCGCAGTCCAGGTCGGGTACCTGACGGAGGCGCAGACCTACATTACACAGCCGCCGACGATCGCCGTTGGAAGGCGTCGGGGCCTGCCCGTCCAATTCGTGATCCAGGCGCCGAACATGGAGAAGCTACAAGAGGCCCTGCCTCCGTTCCTCGCCACTGCAGCAGCCGATCCGACCTTCACCTACGTCGACGTCAACCTCAAGTTCGACAAGCCGGAGCTCCGAGTCACGATCGACAGAGAACGGGCACAGGACCTCGGCATCTCGGCGCTTCGCATCGCTCAGACCCTGCAGCTCGCTCTCAGCGAGCAGAGGCTCGGTTACTTCGTGATGGACGGCAAGCAGTACGAGGTCATCGGACAGGTGATGCGCGACGCCCGCGACGAGACGGTTGATCTCCGCAACCTGTACGTCACCACCGAGGGTGGGCCTCCGGTTCTGCTCGACAAGCTGGTGCGGATCGAGGAGACCAGCAGCCCGCCGCAGATCTACCGTTTCGACCGATACGAGTCTGCGACGGTGTCGGCCGCGCTGGCGCCCGGGGCGACAATTGGCGACGGAATCGATGCGATGGATCGCATCGCGGATGAGGTGCTTGACGAGACCTTCGCGACCACCCTCGCCGGTCAATCGAGAGATTTCGCCGAGAGTGCCAGCAGCCTGCTCTTCGTATTCGTGTTGGCGCTGGTGTTGATCTACCTGGTCCTGGCCGCACAGTTCGAGAGCTTCCGCGACCCCATGATCATCATGTTCACCGTGCCGCTGGCGCTCGCCGGTGCCCTCTTCGCGCTCTGGTACTTCAACCAGACGATCAACATATTCAGCCAGATCGGGATGATCATGTTGATCGGCCTGGTAACCAAGAACGGCATCCTGATCGTCGAGTTCGCCAACCAGCGCAAGGCGGCCGGCGTGCCCGTGACCGAGGCGATCATCGAAGGGGCGACGGCCCGCTTCCGGCCAGTACTGATGACCAGCTTTTCGACCGTGCTCGGCATTCTGCCGATTGCGCTCGGCCTCGGCGCCGGCGCGGAGAGCCGCATCCCGATGGGAGTCGCGGTGATCGGCGGACTGTTCGTCGGAACCTTGCTGACCCTGTTCGTCGTGCCGGCCATGATGTCTTTCCTGACGAGCAAGGCGGCCCGCGTACAACGCTTTGCCGGGGAGGAGTGA
- a CDS encoding YncE family protein codes for MNQNRRLVVAFRILCVTCLAAAAVASDGAEAAVTPSTVYVSRILEGMVAVIDANTDQLIAFVRTGSNPAEIGVVASLSRAFVADLTDSTVTVIETTGHGIDDTITLASPPATIGVDEAAQRVFALDFSNGAWGTDLHVIDADSKSEIDTFMVGTRTQNIAVSAADDVAYVTDFEDGIIEVDTGTGAVLRTLAMSSLPHGIALNESTDRLYVTRLDADDVKIIDTAATDLTVIGTVAVGEMPQWIALDLPRGKALVTNEGDDTVSVFDLATHNVHPAAIPVGDGPLTLTIHDGAARAYVYNANDGTISVIDTVSETVVATIDVLFGDGFELGNTAPWSSRVP; via the coding sequence ATGAATCAGAATCGCCGTCTGGTTGTCGCCTTTAGGATCCTCTGCGTGACCTGCCTCGCCGCGGCAGCCGTGGCATCCGACGGCGCCGAGGCCGCCGTGACACCATCGACCGTCTACGTGTCGAGGATTCTGGAAGGCATGGTCGCGGTCATCGACGCGAACACCGATCAGCTGATCGCCTTCGTTCGGACGGGCTCGAATCCGGCCGAGATCGGCGTGGTGGCATCACTCAGCCGGGCCTTCGTGGCGGATCTGACCGACAGCACAGTGACGGTCATCGAAACGACTGGTCACGGCATCGACGACACCATCACCCTCGCCTCCCCTCCAGCGACTATCGGCGTGGACGAGGCGGCGCAACGGGTTTTCGCGCTGGATTTCAGCAACGGCGCCTGGGGTACCGACCTGCACGTGATCGATGCCGACTCGAAGTCCGAGATCGACACCTTCATGGTCGGCACCCGGACCCAGAACATCGCCGTCTCCGCGGCTGACGACGTCGCCTACGTGACGGATTTCGAGGACGGCATCATCGAGGTCGACACCGGCACCGGGGCGGTTCTCCGGACGCTCGCCATGAGCAGCCTGCCGCACGGCATCGCGCTGAACGAATCAACCGACCGTCTCTATGTGACCCGCTTGGACGCCGACGACGTGAAGATCATCGACACCGCAGCGACGGACCTCACCGTGATCGGCACGGTAGCGGTCGGCGAAATGCCTCAGTGGATCGCGCTCGACCTCCCGCGGGGCAAGGCCTTGGTCACCAACGAGGGCGACGACACCGTCTCGGTCTTCGATCTCGCCACTCACAACGTGCACCCGGCGGCCATCCCGGTCGGCGACGGCCCGCTCACTCTGACGATCCACGACGGGGCAGCAAGAGCCTATGTGTACAACGCCAACGACGGAACCATTTCGGTGATCGACACGGTGAGCGAGACGGTCGTTGCCACCATCGACGTGCTGTTCGGCGATGGCTTCGAGCTGGGAAACACCGCACCGTGGTCAAGCAGGGTCCCCTGA
- a CDS encoding glycosyltransferase family 39 protein, translating to MIVDPPSATNRRTLRWVRGVALLLAAFGCWIRFDGLGSKVVWWDETHTGRAIAGSFWGEIIEDVFDGEVHTRDEILVHQFPRDDRSVVDTIYVLVWEDPRQTPLYFVLARAWVKMLGSSEAILRGFSAFLGILGLPLVFLLSRELFGRSLEGWITVGLIAVSPLHFVYAQEARQYILWVDLVILSSWLLLVASRRTRERDRPAWLWWILYTGALGLTLITHLLTVFIMAAHFLFAVISEKFRLSSVVKLTAAALVLVSLLFSRWAWSIFLDSRDRPWVVWAATDVPFWGWLRRVAGSIARTFVDLPDNIVNAGFSSRVLIVFVLLFVLASVAVLIRFAPQRARLFVVLLGLSCWLPMIVVDLSSGGWRAAVSRYHLPTTFALELCAAFAIAYLLSNKQRAIRLGAAVTAAFVLGCGIYSNSFYRQSETWWNKFSGRDLLTTAKLVDRYSSPLVVTSMDDPMGMFTSLAFAHAASDRTGIQIVVEPEMPVIPREYENVFVWRVSDDMLNRLADSGWVLQQLAAPDLYRLKRPKVEGDS from the coding sequence ATGATCGTCGATCCGCCCTCTGCCACCAATCGGCGAACGCTTCGCTGGGTGCGTGGTGTCGCCCTGCTGCTTGCCGCCTTCGGCTGCTGGATCCGCTTCGATGGATTGGGCTCGAAAGTCGTCTGGTGGGACGAAACACACACCGGCCGCGCAATCGCCGGCAGTTTCTGGGGTGAGATCATCGAGGATGTTTTCGATGGCGAGGTACACACCAGGGACGAGATACTGGTTCACCAGTTCCCCCGGGATGATCGGTCGGTCGTCGACACGATCTACGTGCTGGTGTGGGAGGACCCGAGACAAACGCCTCTCTATTTCGTCCTCGCTCGAGCCTGGGTGAAGATGCTCGGCTCCTCGGAGGCCATTCTGAGGGGATTCTCGGCATTTCTCGGCATCCTCGGCCTGCCGCTCGTATTCCTCCTGAGCCGGGAGCTCTTCGGACGATCCCTCGAGGGTTGGATCACCGTCGGCCTGATCGCGGTATCGCCGCTGCATTTCGTGTATGCCCAGGAGGCCAGGCAGTACATCCTCTGGGTTGATCTCGTGATCCTCTCGAGTTGGTTGCTGCTGGTCGCCTCACGACGCACGCGGGAACGAGACCGGCCGGCGTGGCTATGGTGGATCCTCTACACCGGCGCTCTCGGCCTCACCCTTATCACCCACCTGCTGACAGTGTTTATTATGGCAGCGCATTTTCTCTTCGCTGTCATCAGCGAGAAGTTCCGCCTTTCGTCGGTCGTCAAGCTGACCGCGGCTGCCCTCGTGCTTGTTTCCCTGCTCTTTTCGCGTTGGGCGTGGTCGATCTTCCTCGATTCCAGGGATCGACCCTGGGTCGTGTGGGCCGCCACCGACGTGCCGTTCTGGGGTTGGCTCCGACGGGTCGCCGGATCCATCGCCAGGACCTTCGTCGATCTCCCGGACAACATCGTGAACGCGGGATTCTCCTCCCGGGTGCTGATCGTCTTCGTACTGCTGTTCGTGCTGGCGAGCGTCGCCGTGCTGATCAGATTTGCGCCGCAGCGGGCGCGCCTGTTCGTGGTTCTCCTGGGCCTCTCGTGCTGGCTGCCGATGATCGTCGTCGATCTGTCTTCCGGAGGGTGGCGGGCGGCGGTCAGTCGGTACCACCTGCCGACGACATTCGCGCTGGAGCTCTGCGCTGCGTTCGCGATCGCTTACCTTCTATCCAACAAACAACGGGCAATTCGCCTCGGAGCCGCAGTGACGGCGGCGTTCGTGCTCGGCTGCGGCATCTATTCGAACAGCTTCTACCGGCAGTCCGAGACCTGGTGGAACAAATTCTCTGGGCGCGACCTGCTCACAACTGCGAAATTGGTCGATCGCTACTCGTCGCCGCTGGTGGTTACCAGCATGGACGACCCAATGGGCATGTTCACGTCGTTGGCTTTCGCCCACGCGGCGAGCGATCGGACGGGCATTCAGATCGTCGTCGAGCCAGAGATGCCGGTGATTCCGCGCGAGTACGAGAATGTGTTCGTATGGAGAGTCTCGGACGATATGCTGAACCGCCTTGCCGATAGCGGATGGGTTTTGCAGCAGCTCGCCGCCCCGGATCTCTATCGACTGAAACGTCCGAAGGTGGAAGGTGACTCGTGA
- a CDS encoding DegT/DnrJ/EryC1/StrS family aminotransferase, with translation MRVPFHSLDILHDQLEEEVSAFFKSFYDSRRYVLGERVEEFEQAYARSSGTRYCVGVANGLDALYLALEALGIGEGDEVIVPSNTYIATWMAVSRTGAVVIPVEPDPRTFNIDPTRIEEAVTDRTRAVVPVHLYGQPCDMNAVSEVADRHRFVVVEDNAQAQGAVCSGRPTGSIGRISATSFYPTKNLGALGDAGAVTTDDPALAEHVRSMGNYGSGEKNRHHLIGVNSRLDELQAGILGIKLRYIGRWIEERRRIAAWYREDLEDVDGLLPPFVGPGFDHVYHLYVVRTRRRDELREHLEQHGIETMVHYPVPPHLQQAYAGLGFASGSFPIAEELAETSLSLPIFVGITREQVRAVTTRIAEFFGKG, from the coding sequence ATGCGGGTCCCGTTTCACTCCCTGGATATTCTCCACGATCAGCTGGAGGAGGAGGTGAGCGCCTTCTTTAAATCCTTTTACGACTCGCGGAGGTATGTCCTGGGGGAGAGGGTCGAGGAATTCGAACAGGCCTACGCCCGCTCGAGCGGAACCCGATACTGCGTTGGAGTGGCGAATGGCCTCGACGCCCTCTACCTGGCCCTCGAGGCGCTCGGGATTGGCGAGGGTGATGAAGTCATCGTACCCTCGAACACCTACATCGCGACCTGGATGGCCGTGTCACGCACCGGCGCCGTCGTGATCCCGGTGGAGCCCGATCCGCGGACCTTCAACATCGACCCCACACGCATCGAGGAGGCCGTCACCGACCGAACCAGGGCCGTTGTCCCGGTACATCTCTACGGCCAACCCTGCGATATGAATGCCGTTTCCGAGGTCGCTGATCGGCACCGGTTCGTCGTGGTCGAGGACAACGCGCAGGCGCAGGGAGCCGTTTGTAGCGGCAGGCCGACCGGCAGCATCGGCCGCATCAGCGCGACAAGCTTCTACCCGACGAAAAACCTCGGTGCCCTGGGAGATGCCGGTGCGGTGACGACCGACGACCCGGCCCTGGCAGAACACGTGCGATCGATGGGCAACTACGGATCGGGCGAGAAGAACCGTCACCATCTGATCGGCGTCAACTCGCGGTTGGACGAGCTTCAGGCCGGCATCCTTGGCATCAAGCTCCGTTACATCGGGCGGTGGATCGAGGAGCGGCGGCGGATTGCGGCGTGGTACCGGGAAGACCTCGAGGACGTGGACGGACTGCTCCCGCCATTCGTCGGCCCCGGGTTCGACCACGTCTACCACCTGTACGTGGTGCGGACACGGCGTCGCGACGAGCTCCGGGAGCATCTCGAGCAGCATGGCATCGAGACGATGGTTCACTACCCGGTGCCCCCGCACCTCCAGCAAGCCTACGCCGGCCTCGGCTTCGCCAGCGGCAGCTTTCCGATCGCGGAAGAGTTGGCGGAGACCTCCCTCTCTCTGCCGATTTTCGTCGGCATCACCCGGGAGCAGGTGCGGGCGGTGACGACCAGGATCGCAGAGTTCTTCGGCAAAGGCTGA